From the genome of Anopheles moucheti chromosome 3, idAnoMoucSN_F20_07, whole genome shotgun sequence, one region includes:
- the LOC128302216 gene encoding kinesin-like protein Klp61F: MDASNGQSDRNQSNNKPSKSNQNVQVYVRVRPTNSREKLIRSQEVVDVVSNRELQLKSKKFTFDRTFSPNCKQHEVYQAVVAPYIEEVLSGYNCTVFAYGQTGTGKTFTMVGEEEPELSAAWEDDTQTGIIPRAVSHLFDELRMTELEFSMRISYLELYNEELCDLLSTDDSVKIRIFDDVQKKGSVIVQGLEEIPVHSKDDVYKLLAKGQERRKTASTLMNAQSSRSHTIFSIIVHIKENGNDGEEMLKIGKLNLVDLAGSENISKAGNEKGIRTREAVNINQSLLTLGRVITALVEKTPHIPYRESKLTRLLQESLGGRTKTSIIATVSPGNKDFEETLSTLEYAHRAKNIQNRPEANQKLSKKTVIKEYTEEIDRLKRDLMAARDKNGIYLAEETYNEMVYKSEAATKELNDKSALIKALKEDLVKKESIFNEVACSLAEREEELRRTADDLGQTRVELSNTKRNLSQTKRRYVEKKVILKHHLQTEQMLTGQANELINVVETVTEDANGLHDTVDRRKELDDRNKTASEQFVDRVRHRIRTIQDDVGKMAEECNRLTVDMNVGWDSYNHQQEQMQNETKKHLSTLETVSHSLLQQNATIVKAFKEMMEGRMDERRDEMVCFLAQVEQSRETLMQSVTGTMEKLKNGIQSTMDTQFEQTRKQYERMIEHGRTHDTKCAEFCQTFTAQLGDLDAITSTFEQHHDQLQDYVRQSNQEQQRELEAAKEFEQNLKSLLELQVNSFMERMKASKQQQMQLSQIVTGVSDKIASQGKKASEQLHTIRQKIVDKTKTVQECSTERDRNVKECGALVQQHQSEIKETLAGVDLSIAGTISQEIKETIEQQRDRLSTSQEQTRAQLSEFTHSFEAQNGQFGKAHGEGIGRVVGSLQAQQTSRQQFGSAHCGHTQRIGQAIETYEHKAKDKQLVELQNDFERFHEKDLTFYQSTGKTPIRKKVQYPRDIAQTSPDERIIRRFWRDRGMAEVDLSATICEDMEETNPISVPEIRNSTPLMQRSSMLNLDEERQHFKELQISNIGSKIHSVQMLEESVEENKENI, encoded by the exons ATGGACGCCAGTAATGGGCAAAGTGATCGTAATCAATCCAACAACAAGCCATCAAAATCGAACCAAAATGTGCAGGTTTACGTCCGCGTTCG ACCGACCAATAGCCGAGAGAAGCTGATACGGTCACAGGAGGTTGTGGACGTGGTATCAAACCGGGAGCTGCAGTTAAAGTCGAAAAAGTTCACCTTCGATCGGACATTTTCACCGAATTGCAAGCAACATGAAGTCTACCAGGCAGTGGTGGCACCGTACATCGAGGAGGTGCTGTCTGGGTACAATTGTACGGTTTTTGCTTACGGCCAGACCGGAACAGGCAAAACATTCACTATGGTTGGGGAGGAAGAGCCGGAACTGAGTGCGGCCTGGGAAGATGACACGCAGACCGGAATAATCCCGCGGGCAGTGAGCCATTTGTTCGACGAGCTACGAATGACGGAGCTAGAGTTCTCCATGCGTATATCGTACCTTGAGCTATACAACGAAGAACTTTGCGACCTTCTGTCGACGGATGATTCGGTGAAGATTCGAATCTTTGACGATGTACAAAAGAAAGGATCGGTGATTGTGCAGGGCCTGGAAGAAATACCGGTACACAGCAAAGATGATGTTTATAAGCTGCTAGCGAAGGGTCAGGAACGGCGTAAGACAGCCTCAACGCTGATGAACGCCCAATCGTCCCGATCGCATACAATCTTTTCGATCATAGTCCACATCAAGGAGAATGGCAACGACGGCGAAGAGATGTTAAAAATAGGGAAGCTAAACCTTGTCGACCTGGCTGGAAGTGAAAACATCTCGAAAGCAGGTAATGAAAAGGGTATAAGGACCCGCGAAGCGGTTAACATTAACCAATCCTTGCTGACGCTCGGTCGGGTAATTACGGCACTGGTAGAGAAAACGCCACATATTCCGTACCGCGAATCGAAGCTAACGCGCTTACTGCAGGAATCGCTCGGAGGGCGTACGAAAACGTCCATCATTGCGACCGTATCGCCCGGAAACAAAGATTTCGAAGAAACGCTCAGCACGCTAGAGTATGCACACCGcgcgaaaaacattcaaaacagaCCGGAAGCGAACCAGAAGCTGTCGAAGAAAACTGTTATCAAGGAGTACACAGAGGAGATCGATCGCTTAAAGCGCGATTTAATGGCAGCACGCGACAAGAATGGCATCTACCTGGCGGAAGAAACGTATAACGAAATGGTGTATAAATCGGAGGCGGCCACTAAGGAGCTAAACGATAAATCGGCTCTTATTAAAGCGCTAAAGGAGGATCTAGTGAAGAAGGAGTCTATCTTCAATGAGGTGGCTTGCAGTTTGGCTGAACGGGAAGAGGAACTGCGACGTACGGCGGATGATTTGGGGCAAACGCGTGTAGAGCTTTCGAATACTAAGCGCAACCTTTCGCAAACCAAGCGAAGATACGTAGAGAAGAAGGTTATACTCAAGCATCATTTGCAAACGGAGCAAATGCTCACGGGACAGGCGAATGAGTTAATCAACGTGGTGGAAACTGTGACGGAAGATGCGAATGGTTTGCAT GATACGGTTGATCGTCGCAAAGAACTGGATGACAGAAACAAGACTGCCTCGGAGCAGTTTGTCGATCGTGTACGCCATCGTATACGTACGATTCAGGACGATGTGGGAAAAATGGCGGAAGAATGTAATCGGCTTACTGTGGACATGAACGTGGGATGGG ACAGTTATAACCACCAACAAGAACAAATGCAGAATGAAACCAAGAAACATCTTTCGACCCTAGAAACCGTGAGCCATAGCCTACTACAGCAGAACGCGACAATCGTGAAAGCTTTCAAAGAGATGATGGAAGGAAGGATGGATGAACGGCGTGATGAAATGGTTTGCTTTTTGGCTCAAGTGGAACAATCTCGCGAAACGTTGATGCAATCAGTCACCGGTACAatggaaaaattaaagaacGGTATCCAAAGCACGATGGACACCCAGTTCGAGCAGACGCGAAAACAATACGAGCGAATGATAGAGCATGGCCGAACGCATGATACAAAATGTGCAGAGTTTTGTCAAACATTCACGGCCCAGTTGGGCGATCTCGACGCAATAACTTCGACCTTTGAACAACATCACGACCAGCTGCAAGACTACGTTCGACAGTCCAACCAGGAGCAACAGAGAGAACTGGAAGCAGCAAAGGAATTCGAACAAAACTTAAAGTCGTTGTTGGAGCTGCAAGTGAACAGCTTCATGGAACGAATGAAAGCTtcgaaacagcagcaaatgcaGCTTTCGCAGATCGTTACGGGAGTTTCCGATAAGATTGCCAGTCAGGGTAAAAAAGCTTCCGAGCAGTTGCACACCATTCGTCAAAAGATTGTCGATAAGACGAAAACGGTACAGGAGTGTTCCACGGAACGAGACCGCAACGTAAAGGAGTGTGGTGCGCTGGTACAGCAGCATCAATccgaaataaaagaaacattggcAGGTGTGGATCTGTCGATCGCTGGAACTATTAGTCAGGAAATTAAAGAAACTATCGAGCAACAGCGTGATCGATTATCCACCAGCCAGGAACAAACTCGTGCACAGTTGTCAGAATTTACACACAGCTTTGAAGCACAGAATGGGCAGTTTGGAAAGGCGCATGGAGAAGGTATTGGACGTGTGGTTGGTAGTTTGCAAGCGCAACAAACCTCCAGACAACAGTTTGGCAGTGCGCACTGTGGCCATACGCAGCGTATCGGACAAGCTATCGAAACCTACGAGCACAAAGCGAAAGATAAACAGCTAGTCGAGTTGCAGAACGATTTCGAACGGTTCCACGAGAAGGATCTAACCTTCTATCAATCGACCGGAAAAACGCCAATTCGTAAGAAGGTTCAGTATCCCCGGGATATTGCACAGACTTCACCAGATGAGCGTATAATTAGGCGATTTTGGCGCGATCGCGGTATGGCCGAAGTGGACCTTTCTGCAACGATTTGTGAA GACATGGAAGAGACGAATCCAATATCCGTGCCGGAAATACGAAATTCGACACCATTAATGCAGCGATCCAGTATGCTGAACCTGGATGAGGAACGGCAACACTTCAAAGAGCTTCAAATTTCCAACATTGGTTCAAAG ATCCATTCCGTGCAAATGCTCGAAGAAAGTGTGgaggaaaacaaagaaaacatctAA
- the LOC128303878 gene encoding mucin-19 yields MQQVDDPPYLTVGTEVSAKYKGAFCEAKVRKVVRNIKCKVAYKQQGLGSGVVSDDQIKGALRVGATVEVKHPERKEYVEATLTKIQDCSQYTVVFDDGDITTLRRSALCLKSGRHFNESETLDQLPLTHPEHFGNPVIGGRRGRRSRHLLPDESSDEEDEPTTHSRSNASDKEENIGKVVCVETSDNKKKNPKENWFPGLVVAPTAQDTVRIRVKDEYLVRSFKDGRYYTVPKKEATEFTRDSVNRSEAAAVSAAIEYMDNDVLPPHWDREALFGTSGSCSDSDQELETDSSDDEPTEEKDHFVAQLYKFMDDRGTPLNKAPSITNRDVDLYRLFRAVQKLHGYNRVTTQNQWKQIALRLGFSPATASITNLVKQAYKKFLFSFEEFNRKLGCTMVPHPKTSRSKGRSLVRASSVQSPKLAEKEKLLTAKEKAASVAAADASAKANSSTATITEASNSAVEESGNTSESSAAESAVLRPSSTKRKVGGGKVKALVDKFEEKEKEREKEKIAGKGGGESSGSSGGGKKEDSGPASAVKKEKLAAKAKSVEPVVEKRGRKRKDADSVDSKKDDRENTTGSGVSSASGTERSIKQEKQSTISRKEEGSGGGGGAGGGGGGGGGGGGGGGGGPPGSGGGGAGGNGSGPGTAGGHGGSGRTISPASAVSVGSTVPDFPIEVGDKLKVYYDEQKVTYEAKVIEIAKQEGNPIYLVHYTGWNTRYDEWVRKERIAENLTNSKTKKGKSSSNTPTGSGGSTSKGPAGSTVTAGDKTPKVAKRNRGNSKGEQSSGPGGNSTPRSTTPNVGRNKSPATPSNRRPLTRGGSSAATGSSLSASAAAAGRRTSNNTDISSSLSVPTDPDNTSDTDSDEPMLKKCTTNSTSSTTSSNSSISISSTSTKVSTTAEAGSSSDAAAISDEFSNGASKGGGGVGGGRDYDLNQIRSELKGFKELKSSGSPASDTTTTTTTTAGAGEGPASASSATDVPKHLIPKQEPNVHTRSSSTEVKESLSSSNTPLATIKKELTASAAVKEEESTVTEEDDEPEKSSESETLSEEDSSQSSNKAFSSSPITTMVDSDTAETPLAAGLVMSPKILASPPPSVECEDSSSTEPLITVANKAADAKASLEKGTAASIKKDVIDGGSGVEKTATAPASTGKPPIKTYGTAATIIANSEKMAFCTVRDASTENELKPQLAVPASKDSVLELPSKNNPPIAAQAAVVSPSLSARSKTGVTEDKSTIVASSMTSPSATSGRTNTSSLTTPVKASFGSSPSATAGNSKEDSPAPSLGVIIAAGSNARAIKSPKSSPSAIQSITSSGTASPDDGKGNPSTISPVGPANNLSQTTSSSPHGGGFNSLRAEKKQSTVQHLGPGTGASVMERKFTLGREGTSAFSSPASSLSAQSALSAATPATSLKHGNSGLLGEKKHFSSSTLTPAQNKLLSKEALSIKSLFESTANRMEEKISDVYEFEDEYDDPADTGAGPLGAMGAASGTTGSGTGPRKLVSDVPPAEVVSSLSLTSSTGSSSLGGQFGDEKRKKPLQRKSTAVPVDPLDTSNFGTGNYSGALKRAKKPSPVKAEPMVVENKSPKGSGILRREPKEKEEKEQKQQTETESGTVATETLRSTVSSADAPKEKSIPKTTSAVVTTSSQVALTTAFVQTPEKSDSTFDVLRKSPSFNLVTPGPLGSKEEMFKSQEDIETKPTPPPLPATTTPGIFTPVISASSIGSGGVSERSISSVLYPHGKGPSTSVLLAKAGDECQKEEPTLENCKKYFNDMNFEFDAPTVKKPPSIADKVLKALSEQQQQQQQQQLQTIKTEKPDFPKYMPSSMHHHSLPNTPKSIINSGLLSSPAMESGTPMSFGSTVHPTIKSESISSGGNTVATVVSSYASPMMAVNHLPKPGSLGGNETPQSGKAHEGMKMEPEDSHNSATKPSPISSESKAATNQSQGLSSSNTGGAQKIQAFEQIPTSRSNDLTESLRKLDPDPRFIHDDESTDSNDSEHRLIIEDAESQGSGEPVTGNAMVHSQTVLTSSSAVPSSTAAVIVHYESKPVASVISAKKELFEEKPRSATSSITLEMASAASAAAVAAVAGKEKLILKQDQTGPTDNTLASSHVKEDTTKSFSGASPASSEKKPIGGAKQSLLEAIIQMNTASRGMSSEEYLMHKVHEQQPPLQQRVSVDGEGRKDVSFPAQKQYDTSVVTATASVITSTGSNESLGSSTVSLNAEDSPSQSLHYLQSQAPQAQAPNNESLSLLLCEETIPGSPAPKDQDRLQPSTVGRKVYAETPLAPPSSSSSSSFLPPQNIQTATDLKPVPMDLEPPVVTITIGGNTTISSTSQSGQTGGVGSYASNLQQQQQSLRSKVTSGGGESTADTPNSSPRDSVSQDETHDQESLSPMKKRRQRKPSEEPTLKRRRTGNTSLGGYGFGNNGSNTSYGRNQRGLNTSNATDSEDNSDNLAAFHRSSSLIFVGSKTGRPCQYNFLVNLDPSLNSNHRIGIIRKKIQELRKTYNAIKAELASIDRRRKKLRRRERENKKQAKLNSASAGNN; encoded by the exons ATGCAG CAAGTAGACGATCCCCCTTATTTGACTGTAGGAACGGAGGTTAGCGCCAAATACAAGGGGGCATTCTGCGAGGCCAAGGTACGCAAGGTCGTGCGCAACATCAAATGCAAGGTCGCGTACAAACAGCAGGGCCTCGGGTCTGGTGTCGTCTCCGATGATCAGATCAAGGGGGCACTTCGGGTGGGTGCGACGGTCGAGGTCAAGCATCCGGAGCGCAAGGAGTACGTCGAGGCGACGCTCACCAAAATCCAGGACTGTTCACAGTACACGGTGGTGTTCGATGACGGCGACATAACGACGCTTCGACGTAGCGCGCTGTGCCTGAAGAGTGGTCGGCACTTCAACGAGAGCGAAACACTTGATCAGCTTCCGCTGACACATCCGGAGCACTTTGGGAATCCTGTTATAGGAGGACGCAGGGGTCGCAG aTCACGGCACCTCTTGCCGGATGAAAGCTCCGACGAGGAAGACGAACCGACCACACATTCCCGTTCGAACGCCAGCGATAAGGAGGAAAACATCGGCAAAGTGGTCTGCGTGGAAACGAGCGAtaataagaagaaaaatccGAAAGAAAACTGGTTCCCTGGGCTTGTGGTTGCTCCGACCGCTCAGGACACGGTGCGCATCCGTGTGAAGGACGAGTACTTGGTGCGCTCGTTCAAGGACGGTCGGTACTACACCGTGCCGAAAAAGGAAGCGACCGAGTTTACGCGTGACAGTGTGAACAGGTCCGAAGCAGCCGCCGTTTCGGCAGCAATCGAGTACATGGATAATGATGTACTTCCACCGCACTGGGACAGGGAAGCACTGTTCGGCACGTCAGGTAGCTGCAGCGATTCGGACCAGGAGCTCGAGACGGATAGTTCCGACGATGAACCTACCGAGGAAAAAGATCATTTTGTGGCGCAGCTGTACAAGTTTATGGACGATCGAGGAACACCACTGAACAAAGCGCCATCGATCACGAATCGGGACGTGGACCTGTACCGTTTGTTTCGCGCCGTTCAAAAGCTACATGGTTACAATCGAGTTACGACCCAGAACCAGTGGAAGCAGATCGCGCTACGGTTGGGCTTCTCCCCTGCTACAGCCAGTATCACCAACCTGGTGAAGCAGGCGTACAAAAAGTTTCTGTTCTCGTTTGAAGAGTTCAACCGCAAACTCGGATGTACGATGGTACCGCATCCGAAGACGAGTCGTTCAAAGGGTCGGAGTCTTGTACGTGCCAGCTCGGTTCAGTCGCCCAAGTTGGCCGAAAAGGAAAAGCTCCTAACGGCAAAAGAGAAGGCAGCATCGGTCGCTGCAGCAGACGCGTCAGCAAAGGCAAATAGTTCCACGGCTACAATCACGGAAGCGTCTAACTCAGCAGTAGAAGAATCGGGCAATACGAGCGAATCGAGCGCTGCGGAAAGTGCCGTATTGAGACCGAGCAGTACCAAGCGGAAAGTTGGTGGGGGGAAGGTGAAGGCGTTGGTAGATAAGTTCGAGGAAAAGGAGAAAGAACGGGAGAAGGAGAAAATAGCTGGAAAGGGTGGCGGTGAAAGCAGCGGATCGTCGGGTGGTGGCAAAAAGGAAGATAGTGGACCGGCCTCAGCagtgaagaaagaaaagctCGCTGCGAAAGCAAAATCCGTTGAACCAGTGGTCGAGAAGCGGGGACGTAAGAGGAAGGATGCCGATTCGGTAGACTCGAAAAAGGATGACCGTGAAAACACAACCGGAAGCGGTGTTAGCAGTGCGAGTGGAACAGAGCGAAGCATTAAGCAGGAGAAACAATCCACCATCAGTAGAAAGGAAGAAGGcagtggcggtggcggtggcgctggtggtggtggtggtggtggtggaggtggtggtggtggtggtggtggtggtccacCGGGAAGTGGAGGTGGGGGTGCTGGAGGAAATGGGTCTGGACCGGGAACAGCAGGTGGTCATGGTGGCAGTGGAAGAACCATTAGCCCGGCAAGTGCAGTTTCAGTTGGATCTACCGTTCCCGACTTCCCAATCGAGGTGGGTGATAAGCTCAAAGTGTACTATGACGAGCAGAAGGTGACATATGAAGCGAAGGTGATCGAGATAGCAAAACAGGAAGGAAATCCCATCTATCTGGTACATTATACCGGTTGGAACACGAG GTACGATGAATGGGTTCGCAAGGAACGTATTGCGGAGAATTTAACCAACAGTAAAACCAAGAAGGGAAAATCTTCCTCTAACACCCCCACGGGGAGTGGAGGATCGACAAGTAAGGGCCCTGCCGGATCTACCGTCACAGCGGGAGATAAAACGCCAAAAGTTGCTAAACGCAACCGTGGTAATTCTAAAGGTGAACAGAGCAGCGGTCCGGGAGGAAATTCTACACCTCGTTCGACGACTCCCAACGTTGGGCGGAATAAATCACCGGCCACTCCATCCAACCGGAGACCGCTCACCCGCGGTGGATCGTCTGCGGCTACGGGATCATCCCTTTCGGCTTCGGCCGCCGCGGCTGGTAGACGAACGTCCAACAATACGGACATTTCGTCTTCACTGTCTGTGCCGACCGATCCAGATAATACCAGCGACACCGATTCGGATGAACCGATGCTGAAAAAGTGCACCACCAACAGCACCTCGTCGACCACCTCTTCCAACTCGTCGATTTCCATCTCATCAACGAGCACGAAAGTAAGTACAACAGCCGAGGCCGGTTCGTCGTCCGACGCTGCGGCCATATCGGACGAGTTTTCCAACGGAGCATCcaagggtggtggtggtgttggtggtggtcgtgACTATGATCTCAATCAA ATACGTTCCGAATTGAAGGGCTTCAAGGAACTGAAATCATCTGGATCGCCAGCATCGGACACAACAACGACTACAACCACGACTGCCGGTGCAGGAGAAGGACCCGCATCCGCGTCCTCTGCGACGGATGTGCCGAAACATCTTATACCGAAGCAAGAACCAAATGTGCACACAAGAAGTAGTTCCACCGAGGTGAAGGAATCACTTTCGAGTTCCAACACACCACTGGCCACGATCAAGAAGGAGCTGACTGCCTCGGCGGCAGTGAAAGAGGAAGAATCTACCGTGACCGAGGAGGACGACGAACCGGAAAAGTCATCTGAATCGGAAACCCTTAGCGAAGAAGATTCGTCGCAGTCCTCCAATAAGGCATTCTCCAGCTCACCCATTACAACGATGGTCGATTCAGACACGGCCGAAACACCACTGGCAGCGGGATTAGTTATGAGTCCCAAGATTTTGGCCTCGCCTCCACCGAGTGTGGAGTGCGAGGATTCATCATCCACCGAACCTTTAATAACGGTAGCTAACAAAGCAGCAGATGCAAAGGCATCCCTTGAAAAGGGTACAGCGGCAAGCATTAAGAAAGACGTGATCGATGGAGGGTCAGGTGTTGAGAAGACAGCCACAGCACCAGCATCGACAGGAAAACCTCCGATTAAAACATACGGTACGGCAGCAACTATCATTGCCAACTCGGAAAAGATGGCTTTCTGTACGGTACGTGATGCGAGCACAGAAAACGAGTTGAAACCGCAACTTGCTGTACCAGCATCGAAAGATTCTGTGCTGGAATTGCCTTCGAAAAATAATCCCCCGATTGCGGCTCAGGCAGCAGTAGTATCTCCTTCGCTTTCGGCACGCTCGAAAACAGGAGTAACGGAGGATAAATCCACTATTGTTGCTTCTAGCATGACGTCGCCATCTGCAACTAGTGGCCGCACAAATACCAGTTCTTTAACGACACCTGTAAAAGCTAGCTTTGGGTCGTCTCCATCGGCTACAGCTGGAAATTCTAAAGAAGACTCCCCTGCGCCATCACTGGGAGTAATCATCGCTGCCGGATCTAATGCTCGAGCAATAAAATCCCCGAAATCTTCGCCTTCCGCAATACAGTCGATAACATCATCTGGCACAGCCTCGCCGGATGATGGTAAGGGAAATCCATCGACGATCTCTCCCGTCGGTCCAGCGAACAATCTGTCCCAAACGACCAGCTCCTCTCCACATGGAGGTGGTTTCAATTCGCTACGTGcggaaaaaaagcaatcgaCTGTACAACATTTGGGACCGGGAACGGGAGCGAGCGTAATGGAAAGGAAGTTTACCCTTGGACGAGAAGGAACCTCCGCATTTTCATCGCCGGCAAGCTCTTTATCAGCTCAATCCGCTCTTTCCGCAGCAACTCCGGCAACTTCTTTAAAACATGGCAATTCCGGTTTGCTAGGGGAGAAAAAACACTTCTCCTCGTCGACGCTAACACCGGCACAAAATAAGCTTCTCAGCAAGGAAGCCCTGTCCATAAAGTCACTGTTTGAATCGACCGCTAACCGGATGGAAGAAAAGATTTCGGACGTGTACGAATTTGAGGATGAGTATGACGACCCGGCAGATACAGGGGCTGGACCATTGGGAGCAATGGGCGCTGCTAGTGGTACAACCGGAAGCGGAACAGGTCCTCGTAAGCTCGTATCCGATGTTCCACCTGCCGAGGTAGTTAGCTCACTTTCGCTCACCTCCTCCACAGGATCATCCTCTTTGGGAGGTCAGTTTGGGGatgagaaaaggaaaaagccATTACAACGGAAGTCAACGGCCGTTCCAGTGGATCCTTTGGACACTTCCAATTTCGGAACGGGCAACTATAGTGGGGCTTTGAAGCGCGCGAAAAAGCCCTCGCCGGTTAAAGCTGAACCGATGgtagtggaaaataaatctcCAAAAGGATCGGGTATTTTACGCCGTGAGCCTAAAGAGAAAGAAGAGAAGGAACAAAAGCAGCAGACGGAGACTGAATCGGGAACAGTGGCTACGGAGACACTTCGCTCGACAGTTTCTTCTGCGGATGCCCCAAAAGAAAAGTCTATCCCTAAGACGACATCAGCTGTAGTTACTACCTCTTCTCAAGTAGCATTAACGACCGCTTTTGTACAAACACCTGAAAAGAGTGACTCAACGTTTGATGTGCTACGGAAATCTCCGAGCTTCAATTTGGTTACTCCTGGTCCCCTGGGCAGTAAGGAAGAAATGTTTAAATCACAGGAAGATATCGAAACAAAACCTACTCCTCCACCATTGCCAGCAACGACAACACCTGGAATATTCACGCCTGTTATTTCAGCTTCCTCGATTGGCAGTGGTGGTGTAAGCGAACGATCAATCTCTTCGGTGCTTTATCCACACGGTAAAGGCCCATCTACTTCCGTGCTGCTAGCAAAGGCAGGTGACGAGTGCCAGAAAGAGGAACCAACGTTGGAGAAttgcaaaaaatattttaacgaTATGAACTTTGAATTTGACGCTCCGACTGTGAAAAAACCACCGTCGATTGCGGACAAGGTGCTGAAGGCTTTAAgtgaacagcagcagcagcagcaacagcaacaactgcaaacgataaaaacagaaaaaccgGACTTCCCAAAGTACATGCCAAGTTCGATGCATCACCACTCGCTACCTAACACGCCGAAATCGATTATAAACAGTGGTTTGTTATCCTCACCGGCAATGGAAAGTGGTACACCAATGTCATTCGGTTCCACAGTGCATCCAACGATAAAATCGGAATCCATTAGCAGCGGTGGTAATACTGTCGCAACCGTGGTTTCGTCCTACGCATCACCCATGATGGCTGTAAATCATCTACCAAAACCGGGATCATTGGGTGGAAATGAAACACCACAGTCAGGAAAGGCGCACGAAGGCATGAAGATGGAACCGGAAGATTCTCACAACTCCGCGACAAAGCCATCTCCGATCAGTAGTGAATCGAAAGCTGCGACCAATCAATCGCAGGGGTTATCATCTTCCAACACTGGTGGGGCTCAGAAGATTCAGGCCTTTGAGCAAATTCCCACGTCCCGAAGTAACGATCTAACAGAATCGCTACGAAAGCTGGATCCCGATCCACGGTTTATTCACGACGACGAATCTACGGACAGTAACGATTCGGAACATCGTCTGATCATTGAGGATGCGGAATCGCAAGGCAGTGGTGAACCTGTCACAGGTAATGCGATGGTACATTCGCAAACGGTTTTAACGAGCTCCTCTGCAGTGCCCAGTAGTACGGCTGCAGTGATCGTCCATTATGAGAGCAAACCGGTCGCTTCAGTGATCTCGGCCAAGAAAGAGCTGTTTGAAGAAAAACCACGATCTGCTACATCTTCCATTACGCTCGAGATGGCTTCAGCTGCGTCGGCCGCAGCTGTTGCAGCGGTAGCAGGCAAAGAAAAACTCATCCTAAAGCAGGACCAGACTGGACCAACGGACAATACGCTAGCTTCGTCGCATGTGAAAGAAGATACTACGAAATCATTCTCCGGCGCATCACCAGCATCGTCGGAAAAGAAACCAATAGGTGGCGCAAAGCAAAGTCTTCTCGAGGCAATCATACAGATGAACACGGCCAGCCGCGGTATGAGTTCTGAAGAGTATTTGATGCACAAGGTCCATGAACAACAGCCACCGCTACAACAACGCGTCAGCGTTGATGGTGAAGGTCGTAAAGACGTGTCCTTCCCAGCGCAGAAACAATATGACACTAGTGTTGTTACTGCGACAGCATCCGTCATAACTTCGACGGGGTCGAACGAATCGTTAGGATCTTCCACGGTATCGCTCAACGCAGAGGATTCGCCTTCACAATCCCTGCACTATCTTCAATCACAGGCACCACAAGCTCAGGCGCCGAACAATGAATCCCTGTCGTTACTGCTCTGCGAGGAAACGATTCCAGGGTCTCCAGCACCGAAAGATCAGGATCGACTGCAGCCATCCACAGTCGGACGTAAGGTGTATGCTGAGACACCGCTGGCGCCGccttcatcatcgtcatcttctTCTTTCCTACCAccacaaaacattcaaaccgCGACCGATCTGAAACCCGTACCGATGGATCTAGAACCGCCGGTGGTAACGATAACGATCGGTGGTAATACGACGATCAGTAGTACCAGTCAAAGTGGACAGACCGGTGGAGTGGGATCGTACGCTTCTAAtcttcaacagcagcagcagtcatTAAGAAGCAAAGTAACTTCCGGTGGAGGAGAATCCACCGCCGATACTCCGAATAGCTCTCCAAGGGATTCGGTTAGTCAGGACGAAA CACATGATCAAGAATCGTTATCGCCGATGAAAAAGCGTCGTCAACGTAAGCCGAGCGAAGAGCCAACGCTCAAACGTCGCCGCACGGGTAATACCAGCCTGGGTGGCTATGGCTTTGGAAATAATGGTTCTAATACTAGCTATGGCCGTAATCAACGAGGTCTTAATACAAGCAATG caacagacagtgaggACAACTCAGATAATTTAGCGGCATTCCACCGATCGTCCTCGTTAATCTTTGTTGGAAGTAAAACCGGCCGTCCCTGTCAGTACAATTTCCTGGTCAATTTAG ATCCATCCCTAAACAGTAACCACCGGATAGGGATTATAAGGAAAAAGATACAAGAGTTGCGCAAAACGTACAACGCGATCAAGGCCGAGTTGGCGAGTATCGATCGGAGACGCAAGAAGCTACGCCGCCGAGAGCGAGAAAACAAGAAGCAAGCCAAACTGAACAGTGCCAGCGCCGGCAACAACTAA